ACGATAAAATTAGTTTTTGAACGTTCATTCACAACACTTACAGCGATTTCGGCCACCCGCTTTGTTGCTCCCATAACGTTGGTCGGGTTTACCGCTTTATCCGTTGACACCATTACAAATTTTTCAACTTGATATTTGTCCGCCAATAAAGCAAGATTATAGGATCCAAAAATATTAGTCCATATAGCTTCATAAGGATTAGCCTCCATCAACGGCACATGTTTATATGCTGCTGCATGAAAGATGAATTCAGGACGATAGTGCTGAAATACACTTTCCATAAAATCCTTATCGCGCACATCCCCAACTATAAAGTTAAAATGCTCAAAAAAGGGATTAGAACGCAGTTCCTGTTGTATATCATATAATGCAGACTCCGCTTGATCCAGCACAATTAAATGTTGTGTCACTAATGCAATTTGACGCACTAATTCTGAACCGATTGACCCAGCCCCCCCTGTAACAAGAACAACTTTATCAGCCAATGCTTCCTTAATAATAGGATTGTCAAGCTGTATTGCTTTTCGGCCGAGAAGATCTGAAACCTTCAAGGCCCTGATTTGCTGCGTAGCAACATTTCCCTCCAATAACGCCGCTGAGTTAGGAATGATCTTTATCTTAATTGGGAGCAACTCAGCCTTAGATGAAATATTCTTTAGTCTCTCTGGCGATGAGTTATCAATTGCTATAACCAGTTCTTGGGCACCCCCTATCCGCTCTAACAATTTCTCATTCAGCTCTTCAAGTGGCCTGACGCGAATCCCTTGAATGTAACGGCCTATTCTATTGGGATTGTCGTCGATAATAGCTACTACCTTATAGCGATTTCGAGAACCTAATTGCAATAAATTATAGGTGTTGTGCCCCATGTTCCCTGCGCCAAATAGAATTACTGGGATCGCATTTTGCCTGCTGTTCCAGAAAAAACTATGATATGCCGTTTTATAGAGTAAACGAACGGAGGCCATAGAAATTCCCGTTAAAAGTGCGTGAAACAATAACTGTGTTTGAGAAACATAGTATCGGCTCTCAATTGGGTTCGAAACAATAGCTTCCCATAGGTAAGACAAGGAAACTCCGATAATAAACGCAACGGCGATACAATTTCCAATTAGTTTGAGATCGCGCAAGCCTGTACGCCTCACAATACTTTGATAAGGTTTAAACCAAATGAATATGATAACATAAATTGAAGATATGATTGCCGACTCCAATAGCATAATAGGCCACGGAATTACACCACGATGCTTCATCACCAGAATATAACTCAAAACAAAATTGAACCAAACAATAAAAAGGTCAATTAAAAATACCAACCAGCGTGGCCCATCTTTCCGTAGAAACCCCTTAAGACGATCTCCGCTATTACTCTGTTTATTCCTAACTTCCATTTTTATGTTGTATTATATTACTATACTCCATTTGGCTTCCCATGTCTCCCCTTTATCTAGCTTTACAATTCCCTCTTTCTCGGAAAATAGCAAATTATGATCAGCATGATCGGGTAAACCCTGCCAAGGTTCCAAACATATAAAAGCACCCCCCGGAGCAGACCATAATCCAAAATAGGGAAACCCCTCAAAGGAAAATGTTAGTTTCCGGTTAATCGACTTTAAATGCACTGAATTGGAATTTAGATGTTTAAATATCCAGGCATCCTCTTTAAAAGTATCTTTATTAAGAAATAGACAATGGCTCTCTAATTTTACAGTATCAGATGTTTTCGAAAACAAGTTATTATGCAGATAGTAGCGTTCTACTATATCATCTGCCGGAAACTCCAAGCAACAACTGGTACCAACCTGATCATAAGTGCAATTAAATGCAGGATGAGCACCTAAAGAAAAATAGAGTTCATCACTATTTGGGTTGAAAACTGTATAGCCCACTTCTAGTCTATTTTCCTTCAATTCATACGTTACTCGTAAAGAAAAATCAAAGGGAAAGCAATATCTCGTACTATCATTAGCATCAAGCGCAAAAACGATCCTTGTTATTGTGGTTTCTACAATATCAAAGTCAATATCCCGAGCGAAGCCATGCCTAGGTAGCTGGTAGGTTTGACCGGCATGAATAAACCTTCCTTCTTTCAATGCACCTACGATGGGGAAAAGAATTGGGCTAGACTTAGCCCAAAATCGTTCATCAGCCTGCCATATCCATTCATACCTATCCCGCTTGTCAACAACAGACCGCAATTCTGCACCTTTTTGAAGAACACCAACCCTTAAATAATCATTTTCTATCGTATACATGGCGTTTCAAAAATTATTCACCGATGATATCTTTCATCATACGGTCTACCTTCTCTTCTAAAGCTTTTTGTACATCGGCATAGTCTGCGGCATCTTTTAAGTCTTCTTTCACTGAACAGTAGAATTTGATTTTAGGCTCAGTACCCGATGGGCGGGCCGAAATCACGTCACCGTCTACTGTGATGAACTGCAGTACATCCGATTTAGGCAACGAGATCGCAGTTTTCTCGCCGGTACGCATATCGGTGGTTTGGGACAGTTGATAATCACGGATCTCCTTGACCTGAACACCTCCGAGGCTAGTCGGTAAATTAGCGCGTAATCCCGACATCATCGCCTGAATTTCTTCGGCTCCAGCTTTTCCTTTTTTTGTTAAAGAAATCAGTTTTTCCTGGTAGCAGCCAAATTCCTTATAGATATCCATGAGTACCTCATAGACTGTTTTGCCTTTTGATTTGAAATAGGCGGTCATCTCGGCCAAAAAAGCACAGGCGTTGGGAGCATCCTTGTCGCGTACAAGATCACCGACAAGGTAACCATAGCTTTCTTCCCCGCCCGCCAGATAGTTTGCCGAATCGCCTAATTTGGTCATCAGTTCGCCAATATATTTAAAACCAGTGAGCGTTTCATAGCAGGGCACACCAAAATGTTCTGCAATGTCTGCCTCCAGGTTTGTTGTTACAATCGTTTTAACAATATATGGATTTGATCCCAGCTGCTTAAGATCACTTTTAGCGCTAAGGACGTAGTAGATCAATAAACTACCGATCTGATTACCATTGAGCAGCTGAAACTGTCCCTGGTTATTTTTTACGGCAATTCCCACACGGTCAGCATCCGGGTCTGTTGCCAATACAAGATCAGCATCAATTTCTTCCCCTTTTTTCTTCGCTAAGGCCATGGCATCTTCCTCTTCTGGATTCGGATAAATTACCGTTGGAAAGTTGCCATCAGGAGTAGCCTGCTCAGAAACAACGGACACATTTTCAAAGCCCCAGGCTGCTAGCATTTTAGGAACAATGGTAATGCCGGTGCCGTGTATCGGAGAGAAAACAATTTTTAAGTCTTTTTGCGCTAATACAGCTTCAGGATGAATGCTTAGTTTTTTATTGGCGTCGATGTAGATCTGGTCGATTTCTTCCCCGACGGGAATGATATTTTGTGTATTTCCGTCAAATTTGATGTCATCGACTGAACGGATTGCATTTACTTCCTCGATTACATTTTTGTCGTGCGGGGCAGTCAGCTGGCAGCCGTCGTTCCAGTAGGCCTTATAACCATTGTATTCCTTTGGATTGTGCGAAGCCGTTAGCATCACACCGCTCTGACAGCCAAAATGACGGATGGCAAAGGACAGCATGGGGGTTGGTCGTAAAGACGTGAACAGATGCACTTTGATGCCGTTGGCTGCAAATACGTTGGCAACGAGCTGCCCAAAAGCCTGTGAATTATTGCGGCTGTCATAAGATACCGCTACCTTGATCTCCTGGTCTGGAAACTGTTTTTTGAGGTAGTTAGACAGGCCCTGCGTTGCTTTACCAATCATGTACTTATTCATCCGATTGGAGCCTACGCCCATAATGCCTCTCAAGCCTCCGGTTCCAAACTCCAGATCTTTGTAAAAAGAATCCGTAAGTTCTGTCTCCTCATTACTGTCGATTAAATCCTGAACTTCCTGTCGAGTTCTTTCATCAAAACTGGGGCTTAACCAATCTTCGATTTTCTTTTGTATCTCTTTATCTAGGAATTTCATAAAAATATATCAATATATTGGGTTATATGGCTATTTATTCTGAAATGATTTAATAGTCAATACGAGCCCTTCTTTTGTACTTAAAGGTAAATTAGAAATGCCAAGTGCCTTTTTTATTTTTGTATTTGACACGATATAAGACTCAGTTAGTTTTTTCAAGCGTTCGGAGTTTAAAGGTAATGGAAGCACATCACCTACTTTTACGATTGACTTGATTAGAGAAGCAGATATGTGCCATAATTTAGGCCTTTTGTCTAATGTTTCTGAAATCAACGCAACCAAATCATTTGTCGACAGAGACTCATCATCAGCAAAATTATATATTCCCGAAGGGAGATCTCTCTTTTCAATCATCTTTTGAACAAGAAAAGAAAGATTATGGATACCCAAGAAGGAGCGCTGATTAGGAAAAGAAGCAAGCGGCCAAGGCACTCCTTTTTCCACCACTTTATAAAGAAGATTCAAGTTTCCTTTGTTACCTGGCCCATGTATCATACATGGTCGGATTATAAATAATCTTTTACCTACGGGTATCGACTTACTCAACAAATAATTTTCAGCTTTAAGCTTAGACTTTCCATAAGGTGTCAGCGGATTAGCTTCTGTACTTTCCATAAGAACATCCAAAACAGTATCTGCAACAGCTTTTACAGATGAAAAATAAAAGAAATCCTTTATATCTGATTTCAGAAATAGATCAAATAATTTTATGGTTAAATCACAATTAACAGTAAAATACTCTTCATCTGCAGATGTATTTGAAGTATCATGTGCTTTTCCAGCCAGATGAATAATCGCAGCAGCCTCACCGCTCAACTCCTTTGGCCAATTAGAGTTTCTAAGTGAAAGATTTTTAATACTATTTCCCTCTTTTGCTAAATAATCAGCAAGATTTTGACCGACAAAACCGGAGGCGCCTGTTATAATGATATCCATACTGTTAAAACGCTACTATTTTCTTTTTAAGAATCCGAATATCTTCCATATAAAACGTGATTTTATACGCCAAGCTTGAAATGGAATTTCATTCATTCGAAGTGCTTTTATAATTTCTTCGCTCACCTTTTTATACGATTCATATCCTGAAGAGCTTACACCGCCCATCAGCATTTTATGCGTCGTAATTCCCGAATATTTCCATGATATCTGTTGTTTTAAAAAGTATCTAATAATTAGCTCATAATCTGCTGCAATCTTAAAATCTAAAGAATAATTGCCTAACGTATTAAATAAATCTTTTCGAAAGAAGATAGCAGGATGTGCTGGCATAAACCCGATTTTCAATTTTTCAGGGCTCCAGTTTTTTGCGGAATAACGACGAACTATCTGATCATCTTCTCGATGCTGCACAATGTCTCCTATACTGGCCTCAACATTATTTGCTTTAAGAAAGCTAACAACGTTAGATATTGTATTCTCATCATAAAATGTGTCATCCGCATTTACGATTCCAATGTAATCGCCTGTAGCCATATCGATGCCCTTATTCATGGCATCATACAACCCCTTATCGGGTTCTGAAACCCATTTTGTGATCACATTCGAATACTTCTTTATAATTTCTAATGTACTATCCTTGGATTGTCCGTCTACAATAATATATTCCAAATCAGGATAATCTTGAGATTGGACAGATTTGATAGTTTTTTCAATTGTAGTTGCCGAGTTCCAGCAAACCGTTATAATGGAAATCTTCATCAGTTATAATTCAAATTATTTTTATTCACACTTAATCAAACCCCATTAAAGATCTTTTCTAAGAATCTTCAAATAGTTATAAAAAATCTTTTTTTCGAAATTTTCAAAATTAGCAACGGAAGAATAGGCCTTACCAATCTGATTATCAGTATCTTTCTTTTTAAAAGAATAGTTCTCAGAATGCCACCAAAATAATCCTGAGATACTAATATTTTTATATTTAAATCTCGAAAAATATCGTATATATTGATCAAATACAGAACTATCAATCAACGAGACTCCTTTCACTTTGTTACTAGGATGAATTCGATGCCATATAAAGGGATATACTGGCGTACCAAATTTTGAAGCAAATTTCAATGAAAGCGATAATGTAGCATCAATTTTTTGCTTTTCAGAAATTGAAATTGGTTCATTATCTAAAATATATAAACTAGGGGATAGGAAATCTAAATTTTTGATCAGCGGACTTAATCGTTCTATTTTGTTTGAATAATTTTCAAGAGAAGATTCATAAAATTTATACGGTAGGCCGTAATATCCCCATTTAACATTTGGCCTAAGTCTTTTCGCATAAGCAAGCGCTTGATTAAATTGATCAATGTAAAAATCAAATTTTGAATTTTGCCTTATAAGCGCTTGCATCCCATCACCTTCCCAATCTAAAACAGCATAACCAAATGTTTGCTTATCTGGAAAATACTTACTTATTATCTGCTCTAATCCTTTGGCAGAAAATCTACCGTTAGTAACAAAATACCCTTGACTTATATTTACATATGTAGTCAATGAATTATCCTGAACAAATTTATTTTGAAATGCAGTTCCTTCATTAAGGAAAAAAATTTTTTTTTCCTGAGAAAAACTCAAACAAAATGAAGAAAACATCAGAAATAGAAAAAAGATAATTTTCTTATCGCATTTTACTAAAAACACTCTCATTATACGGAGAAAATTATAACCGAATTCCATAATTTTTATGTATATAGCTCCTTATTTTATCAACTTCGTTGCCACAATTTTTTTTGATTTCGTAAACCTTTGCATCTACAAGCGTGCGGTACCACCATCCTTGAAAAAAATGCCAAAGGAAGCCTTCTTTACCATCTAGAAACCCGAATTTAAAAATGTATCTATAAAGAAAGTACAGAAAGGACCTAATAAAAAGCGGACTCTTTATATATTTCATTTTTAACTTCCTTTTTTTTGCCGCTTGCTCATCTAACTTATTGTCATGACTGTTTCCTAGAATTTGATATTCCATATCTAATAAATCAATTGCTTCTCGCACAGAATAGCTATTATGTTTAGTTGTCCACCAACCAATATTATTCAAGTTATCGTCCGCAAATGCCCCATTAAGGTCAATGATCTCACCAAAATCAACTTGAATATGTTCATCCATCCATCGATTTTCCGATCTTGCCCTTCCAAAGCGAAACAATCTAACCATCTTTATCTTTGGCATATGTTTCATCTCTCTTCCCATGAAAACACGCTTCAACACCAATGTTGCTGCAGAAACACTTTTTGGAAGATTATATAATTCATTGTTAATCACTTCAACACCATTTTCGCAGAGATACTCATCTGCATCAAGCCTAAGCACCCAATCTGTATCTATAGGGCAATTCTCTAAAGCCCAATTAAATTGAACGGCATGATTAACCCATTCATTTTGATAAAAATAAGCGCCATAACTCTTTGCTATTTGCATAGTCTTATCAGTAGAAAAAGAGTCAACCACAAAAACTTTCGCGTTAATCATTTTCAGCGATTTTAAACAACGCTCTAAATGAATTTCCTCATTATACGTTAATAAAATAACAGATATTCTACACATTTGTCAACTCCCTTTTTTTGATAAATCTTGAAGGATTTCCTCCTACAATAGTCCATGGTTCTACGTTTTTAAATACGGCAGCTCTAGCACCTACAACCGCTCCCTCTCCAACTGTAACTCCCATACCGATAAATGCATCAGCTCCAATCCATGCTTGATTTTCGATGACGATAGGGGAAGAAATAAGTTCATGATTTATACTTTGTATATTATGTGAAGCAGCGCACAAATAACTTTTTTGAGAAACAGTAGCGTGTGCTCCTATAATAATTTTTCCAACATTGTAACAATCCACATCTGGAGCCAAACAGGAATATTCTTTCATCTCCAAATTCCATGGTTGATATATCTTTACTGTGGAATAAACTACAGCTGTTTTACTCACTTTCGCGCCAAATAATCGTAGTAACATTAGCTTCCATTTATTTCCTAAACTCCTAGGTAATGGTCTCGCGAAAAGCATCCATACTAAATTCCAAATAATTCGCTTTATTTGGTTGCTTCTCGACATGCTATTTTGATATTTTGAAATATCTATTTTAATATTTTCACTTTTCATATTACAAAGTCAGGTTTTTTATCATTTGATAAAATCCAGCTATAAAGCTCAAAAAAGCTATTTGCAACTGAATCAATAGAGTATTTATCCTCGATAAGTTTTCTTCCATTACTTCCCATTGCACTTAATTCCAAATCATTTTTTTGCATCATTTCCTTAAGGGATGCTACTAAAGGATTAACGCCTATTTCTATCCATTCGCCTGCACAATATTCATTAATATCTTCCCAGGGTGTACCATTAGTAGTTATAACGGGTAAACCACAAGCCAGTGCTTCAGCGATTACTATGCCGAAATTTTCACTAAAAGTTGGTAAAACAAATAGATCAGATTGGTGGTATGTTTCGATTTTATCCGGTCCAAATTTAGGTCCTAAAATCTTTATACTTTTTTCTAAATAATTTGACTTAATTAAATTATTTAAAAAAGCTATGTATTCGCTCTCCCCATTTCCCACAATTTCAATTTCCCAATTAGACTTAATTTCACTATCTAATTTTTTCCAAGCTTCTATTAAATATTCAATCCCCTTTTTAGGATGGATTCGAGAAAGAAATAAGATTTTTCTCTTTTCTTTCTTTTGCTCTTTCCAATCCTTTATAGGGTATTGGGATAGATCAATTCCATTTGGTATGATAGCTATTGGATTTTTGTAACCTAATAAACGAATACTTTTTGCCTCCATCTTGGCTGTAGCATGTAAACATGTGGCGTTCTTCAAATCATTATGTTGGTACAAAAGCATCGCTAGTCTCTTTTTTAAATAAGATTGTTTTAATGACCACGGCTCAAGCATTCCTCTTATTGAAATTATATAAGGAACATTTAATCTTCGTGCAACTTTAGCCATTTGACTTACAGGAAAATCCCAAATACCATGACCATGGAATAAATCTGTTGTAGTTCTTTTTAATCCCGACTCCAAATCTTTTGACATCTTTAAAAAGCGAGGTTTGCAGAAATGAATATGCGACTTTTGGGAGTCAAAATTTGTAATTATAGGATCATCAGACTTTAGTGTAAATAAATCAATAACATCGATATTTTCATTTTCAATAAGTTTCTTTATAAGAACCGTAGAACTTCTAGCAGGCCCGCCCGTAGATTGATCTATTGAAGAAATAGTGTGTATTACTTTCATTTTAGCCGTTGTTATTTTTTACATTTATTTGTCCTATCAATAGCCAATAAAATGCGAATAAAAGTGTACCGGAGGCAAATACGATTCCCTCAAACAACATATAAAAAAGCATTAATATTAAACAACTTAGAATAAATATATTATTTTCATTATTTTTGTCTTTAAGGAGTTTTCGAAGTGCTGTATAATTATTTGTAGCAAAAAAAATAAAACCTAAAAGCCCAGTCATCGATAAAACAGCAAGCCAAGAAGTTCCAGGTTCAATTATCCCATTTTCTGTATTAAAATCATCATCTCCATGAATATCAACAGAAGCAAATCCTATCCCAATAATTGGAGAACTCGAGAACTCCCTTAATCTTTGATTCCATTTAATATCTCTAGATCCGTACTGTAAATCGCTACTTTTCGAATTAAACTTAGACATTACGAAGTCAGCTTTACTTTCCCATAAAGGAAATGTCATAATAATACCAGCAGTAATTAGAAATAAAATAGAGACAAAGCGATGAAGCTTATTTCTATACAAAATAAAAAAGTAGGCTATTATCGCTAATAAGAGACCCGCTATTGCCGCTCTGGATCCAGATTGTATCAATCCTATAAAACAGAAAATAATCCCAAATATTGAAAAAAGTTTAAACTTTCTATTTCCAGAATTTCTTAAACCATAAATTAGCGTTAAAATCGCGATACCACACATTGCTGAAAGAACCATAGAATGCCTGTAAAGACCTGCAAAGTCCGGCCTTAAGTTATTGTAGTGATCTATTTTTTTTCCAGCATGAAGACCAACAAGCATCAATACAACAGATAAAACACATATCCAAACATTAAATTTTAAAATATGTTTAAATACCAATGATCGAAACAAATTGAAGGATGCAGATTCAATAGAATTTGTTAGAAGTAGAATCGCTGCACAAAAAACAAAAAATCTAGAATATGACTGAAAAAAAGTCGGTACGTCATTAAGAGCAATACTAAAAAAACAAGATATCAGAAAGAATAATAGAACAAAATCGATCGATCTTATGCTGTTAGTAGAAAGAAAAATTTGAAATATCAGCAATACAAATATTAAAGAATAATATATCGGACTTAGGTCAAAAAAGAAAGAGTTACTGGTCAATAAGATCCCAGCAAACAAAAGTGATAGTATTTTTATAAGTAAAACTAATCTCTCGCTCATCATTCTACTATTTATATTTATTTATTATCTTTTTTAGAATTTCTATATTAAAAATAACAAAAGAAGATAATGAAAGTACTACAAGGTATGTATAAGGTAACTTGTTACAACTATACAGAAAGTACAATGTCGAAAAAATTACTAAAGGAAGAATATACTTTATTGCAATACTTAAAAATTCTCGGCCCTCAAATAACCGACTAACACAATATATTAGGAATATCAAAGAGGTGATTTCTCCTAATGCTAGAGAAAGTCCTAAATAAACCACATTATTAATGTAACCTCCTAAAAAAAGGACAGACACAGTGATACTAATTTTAATTATATTATATATTAAAATAATCTTACCCATATTTACTCTTTTAATAAACTCAGATAAAATCATTGAATAGTTCTGAAAAAGAATTGCAATCAATAAAAAAGCAAGCAGCTGTATATTAAAATCAATTTTACCTAGTGTCCAAATATTAAAAATCCTCGGTATAATTGGCGTGAATACTACTATCCCAACAATTAGTAAATTTCCCGATAACTTCCAAAAAGACGAAATTAAATCTAATATTTGAGTTTTTTGATTTAATGAGAAGTATTTTTGCAAATTGGGCATAAGCGGCGTTGTAGCAATATTTGACACCCGTAGGGCTGAATTTGAAATGATTCTATTTGTTCCGAAAAGAGTAACAGTTAAACTGTTATAAGCCCTAGAAACCACTAAACTTAAACCGATTTCATAGATTTTTTCTATAATAAAGCTGATGCTTAAAATAAAAGATTTTTTAATGGCATCGAATGATTTGGAAAGATCAAATTGATTAAAATTGAATTTTAAATCAAAAGGTAAGTTTTTCTTACAATAAAAAAACAGATATATACTTTGTAAGCATTTCCCAATTAATAGAAATATACAAGTGTAATAAACACTCTTTGTAAAATATATTCCCACAATTGTTACTATAAAATCGTACAATTCACCTAATGTTTGGTGTTTAATAGTGATATTGACCTTACCCAATGGTTCAAAAAAACGAACCATAAACATAGTTGTATATTGATAGATAATGAGAGAAATACTTAAATAAAATAGGGATTCACCAACTTTTAGTTCTGAAAATTGAAGATCATTATAATCCAAAAAGGATCTCAATATTGTCTTAGAACATAAGATAAAAGTCACAAGAACTTGAAAAAGCATCATAACAAGACTTGCACCCTGACCCGTATTAATAGCTTCATTCACATCCTTTCCTTGATGATAACTTAAGTTAATTACATTCGAACTGTAATATAATTGCCCCAAATTAATAGCTCTTACCATTAATACAATGGCAGAGATAATTAACCAAAATGCATACCCATCTTTTCCAACTGATTGTATAAAAATGGGAACAAATAATATCTGCTTAAAGAAATTTATAACGATAGAAGAAACTCCCCATTGTAATGACATGAAATACGACGGGGATTCCTTTATTTTTCTTAAAAAATTACGAAAAAACATCTAATATATTTAACTTAGATATGCTTTTTAATTATTTAAATCACTTTTTACCATCTCATTAACCAAAGCGGCCAAATCATATTTAGGTTCCCAACCTAATTTAGTCTTTGATTTCGTAGGGTCGCCAATTAACAAGTCAACCTCTGTAGGCCGATAGTATTGGGGATCAACGCGAAC
The genomic region above belongs to Sphingobacterium zeae and contains:
- a CDS encoding polysaccharide biosynthesis protein; amino-acid sequence: MEVRNKQSNSGDRLKGFLRKDGPRWLVFLIDLFIVWFNFVLSYILVMKHRGVIPWPIMLLESAIISSIYVIIFIWFKPYQSIVRRTGLRDLKLIGNCIAVAFIIGVSLSYLWEAIVSNPIESRYYVSQTQLLFHALLTGISMASVRLLYKTAYHSFFWNSRQNAIPVILFGAGNMGHNTYNLLQLGSRNRYKVVAIIDDNPNRIGRYIQGIRVRPLEELNEKLLERIGGAQELVIAIDNSSPERLKNISSKAELLPIKIKIIPNSAALLEGNVATQQIRALKVSDLLGRKAIQLDNPIIKEALADKVVLVTGGAGSIGSELVRQIALVTQHLIVLDQAESALYDIQQELRSNPFFEHFNFIVGDVRDKDFMESVFQHYRPEFIFHAAAYKHVPLMEANPYEAIWTNIFGSYNLALLADKYQVEKFVMVSTDKAVNPTNVMGATKRVAEIAVSVVNERSKTNFIVTRFGNVLGSNGSVIPLFEKQIEKGGPITITHPDITRYFMTIPEACQLVQEAGVMGNGGEIFVFDMGESVKIMDLAKQMIRLKGLSYPEDIDIKIVGLRPGEKVYEELLANGENTEKTYHEKIMIAKVNTVNLAGKKIIIDQLCELVMRANPMDDKIKMVSLIKSIVPEFKSQNSIFEDLDNNLLTN
- a CDS encoding aldose 1-epimerase family protein; amino-acid sequence: MYTIENDYLRVGVLQKGAELRSVVDKRDRYEWIWQADERFWAKSSPILFPIVGALKEGRFIHAGQTYQLPRHGFARDIDFDIVETTITRIVFALDANDSTRYCFPFDFSLRVTYELKENRLEVGYTVFNPNSDELYFSLGAHPAFNCTYDQVGTSCCLEFPADDIVERYYLHNNLFSKTSDTVKLESHCLFLNKDTFKEDAWIFKHLNSNSVHLKSINRKLTFSFEGFPYFGLWSAPGGAFICLEPWQGLPDHADHNLLFSEKEGIVKLDKGETWEAKWSIVI
- a CDS encoding phospho-sugar mutase, with the translated sequence MKFLDKEIQKKIEDWLSPSFDERTRQEVQDLIDSNEETELTDSFYKDLEFGTGGLRGIMGVGSNRMNKYMIGKATQGLSNYLKKQFPDQEIKVAVSYDSRNNSQAFGQLVANVFAANGIKVHLFTSLRPTPMLSFAIRHFGCQSGVMLTASHNPKEYNGYKAYWNDGCQLTAPHDKNVIEEVNAIRSVDDIKFDGNTQNIIPVGEEIDQIYIDANKKLSIHPEAVLAQKDLKIVFSPIHGTGITIVPKMLAAWGFENVSVVSEQATPDGNFPTVIYPNPEEEDAMALAKKKGEEIDADLVLATDPDADRVGIAVKNNQGQFQLLNGNQIGSLLIYYVLSAKSDLKQLGSNPYIVKTIVTTNLEADIAEHFGVPCYETLTGFKYIGELMTKLGDSANYLAGGEESYGYLVGDLVRDKDAPNACAFLAEMTAYFKSKGKTVYEVLMDIYKEFGCYQEKLISLTKKGKAGAEEIQAMMSGLRANLPTSLGGVQVKEIRDYQLSQTTDMRTGEKTAISLPKSDVLQFITVDGDVISARPSGTEPKIKFYCSVKEDLKDAADYADVQKALEEKVDRMMKDIIGE
- a CDS encoding NAD-dependent epimerase/dehydratase family protein; this translates as MDIIITGASGFVGQNLADYLAKEGNSIKNLSLRNSNWPKELSGEAAAIIHLAGKAHDTSNTSADEEYFTVNCDLTIKLFDLFLKSDIKDFFYFSSVKAVADTVLDVLMESTEANPLTPYGKSKLKAENYLLSKSIPVGKRLFIIRPCMIHGPGNKGNLNLLYKVVEKGVPWPLASFPNQRSFLGIHNLSFLVQKMIEKRDLPSGIYNFADDESLSTNDLVALISETLDKRPKLWHISASLIKSIVKVGDVLPLPLNSERLKKLTESYIVSNTKIKKALGISNLPLSTKEGLVLTIKSFQNK
- a CDS encoding glycosyltransferase family 2 protein, which encodes MKISIITVCWNSATTIEKTIKSVQSQDYPDLEYIIVDGQSKDSTLEIIKKYSNVITKWVSEPDKGLYDAMNKGIDMATGDYIGIVNADDTFYDENTISNVVSFLKANNVEASIGDIVQHREDDQIVRRYSAKNWSPEKLKIGFMPAHPAIFFRKDLFNTLGNYSLDFKIAADYELIIRYFLKQQISWKYSGITTHKMLMGGVSSSGYESYKKVSEEIIKALRMNEIPFQAWRIKSRFIWKIFGFLKRK
- a CDS encoding glycosyltransferase family 2 protein, with protein sequence MCRISVILLTYNEEIHLERCLKSLKMINAKVFVVDSFSTDKTMQIAKSYGAYFYQNEWVNHAVQFNWALENCPIDTDWVLRLDADEYLCENGVEVINNELYNLPKSVSAATLVLKRVFMGREMKHMPKIKMVRLFRFGRARSENRWMDEHIQVDFGEIIDLNGAFADDNLNNIGWWTTKHNSYSVREAIDLLDMEYQILGNSHDNKLDEQAAKKRKLKMKYIKSPLFIRSFLYFLYRYIFKFGFLDGKEGFLWHFFQGWWYRTLVDAKVYEIKKNCGNEVDKIRSYIHKNYGIRL
- a CDS encoding putative colanic acid biosynthesis acetyltransferase, which gives rise to MKSENIKIDISKYQNSMSRSNQIKRIIWNLVWMLFARPLPRSLGNKWKLMLLRLFGAKVSKTAVVYSTVKIYQPWNLEMKEYSCLAPDVDCYNVGKIIIGAHATVSQKSYLCAASHNIQSINHELISSPIVIENQAWIGADAFIGMGVTVGEGAVVGARAAVFKNVEPWTIVGGNPSRFIKKRELTNV
- a CDS encoding glycosyltransferase, with the translated sequence MKVIHTISSIDQSTGGPARSSTVLIKKLIENENIDVIDLFTLKSDDPIITNFDSQKSHIHFCKPRFLKMSKDLESGLKRTTTDLFHGHGIWDFPVSQMAKVARRLNVPYIISIRGMLEPWSLKQSYLKKRLAMLLYQHNDLKNATCLHATAKMEAKSIRLLGYKNPIAIIPNGIDLSQYPIKDWKEQKKEKRKILFLSRIHPKKGIEYLIEAWKKLDSEIKSNWEIEIVGNGESEYIAFLNNLIKSNYLEKSIKILGPKFGPDKIETYHQSDLFVLPTFSENFGIVIAEALACGLPVITTNGTPWEDINEYCAGEWIEIGVNPLVASLKEMMQKNDLELSAMGSNGRKLIEDKYSIDSVANSFFELYSWILSNDKKPDFVI
- a CDS encoding O-antigen ligase family protein codes for the protein MVFKHILKFNVWICVLSVVLMLVGLHAGKKIDHYNNLRPDFAGLYRHSMVLSAMCGIAILTLIYGLRNSGNRKFKLFSIFGIIFCFIGLIQSGSRAAIAGLLLAIIAYFFILYRNKLHRFVSILFLITAGIIMTFPLWESKADFVMSKFNSKSSDLQYGSRDIKWNQRLREFSSSPIIGIGFASVDIHGDDDFNTENGIIEPGTSWLAVLSMTGLLGFIFFATNNYTALRKLLKDKNNENNIFILSCLILMLFYMLFEGIVFASGTLLFAFYWLLIGQINVKNNNG